A section of the Anabaena cylindrica PCC 7122 genome encodes:
- a CDS encoding peptidase domain-containing ABC transporter has translation MKLQFVKQHSVEDCGAACLAAIAKYYGHTFTLSRIREAVGTGQSGTTLLGLRRGAETLGFKANPVKTSVEMLDRMNEAPLPAIIHWKGNHWVVLYGKKGKNYLIADPAVGVRHLSKKDLIDGWKDWLILLLEPDPIRFFEQESDKVGGFWRFFKRVWIYRAILVQALPLNLVLGLLSLASPFLLQILTDDVLVRGDTKLLTTVAISVVVMNFISNSLSFVQSNLIAHFAQRLQLGLVLDFGRQILRLPLSYYEARRSGEIISRLQDIQQINQLVTQLVVSLPSRFFIALISLAFMLFYSWKLTIVALIISVVMTLSTIAFQPTLQQKTRELLVQDAENQGVLVETFKGALTLKTTTAAPQFWDELESRFGRLATLTYRTIQISIINNTFSGFVSAMGGVILLWFGGYLVIEPAENLSIGKLLAFNSMNGNYLGLIGTVISFVEEFTRAKTSVQRLTEVIDATPENENDGKKPFAKISDDSDIICTNVNFHYAGRIDLLEDFSLIIPGGQVVALIGKSGCGKSSFAKLIAGLYPLQSGNIRIGLYNLQDLSLECLRQQVVLVPQDAHFWSRSIVENFRLGAPYVTFEQIVRACQISGADEFISKLPEKYQTILGEFGANISGGQRQRLAIARAIVSEPPILILDESTGGLDPVSEEQVLDQLFKHRQGQTTILISHRPKVINRADWIILLNQGRLKMQGSLEELKTQAGEHLDFINP, from the coding sequence ATGAAACTCCAATTTGTTAAACAGCACAGTGTAGAAGACTGTGGTGCAGCTTGTTTAGCTGCAATTGCTAAATATTACGGTCATACATTTACCCTCAGCCGCATTCGTGAAGCAGTCGGAACTGGACAATCTGGAACCACATTATTAGGCTTAAGAAGAGGTGCAGAAACACTTGGTTTTAAAGCTAATCCAGTCAAAACATCAGTAGAAATGCTTGACCGAATGAATGAAGCTCCCTTACCAGCAATTATTCACTGGAAGGGTAATCATTGGGTTGTTTTATACGGTAAGAAAGGCAAAAATTATCTCATTGCAGATCCCGCAGTCGGGGTTCGTCATCTTTCTAAAAAAGATTTAATTGATGGTTGGAAAGATTGGTTAATTCTCTTATTAGAACCAGACCCCATCCGCTTTTTTGAACAGGAAAGTGATAAAGTTGGAGGCTTTTGGCGTTTTTTCAAACGTGTTTGGATTTATCGCGCCATTTTAGTCCAAGCTTTACCTCTAAATTTAGTCTTGGGTTTGCTATCTTTGGCTTCCCCTTTCCTGTTGCAAATTCTCACTGATGATGTATTAGTTAGAGGTGACACAAAATTACTTACTACTGTAGCTATTTCTGTAGTAGTAATGAACTTTATTTCTAACAGCCTTTCATTTGTCCAATCTAACTTAATCGCTCACTTTGCTCAACGGTTACAATTAGGACTAGTTTTAGATTTTGGTCGGCAAATTCTCCGCTTACCTTTAAGTTATTACGAAGCGCGACGCAGTGGTGAAATTATTAGCCGCTTGCAAGATATTCAACAGATTAATCAATTAGTTACTCAATTAGTTGTCAGCTTACCCAGCCGATTTTTTATTGCACTGATTTCTTTGGCATTCATGCTTTTTTATAGCTGGAAGCTAACGATAGTAGCTTTAATAATTTCTGTCGTCATGACATTATCTACTATTGCCTTCCAGCCAACTTTACAACAAAAAACTCGTGAGCTTTTAGTTCAAGATGCAGAAAATCAAGGCGTTTTAGTTGAAACCTTTAAAGGAGCATTAACTCTCAAAACAACTACAGCCGCACCGCAGTTTTGGGATGAATTAGAAAGCCGTTTTGGTCGTCTAGCTACTCTCACATATCGCACCATTCAAATTAGCATCATTAATAATACCTTTTCTGGTTTTGTCTCTGCCATGGGTGGAGTTATTTTACTGTGGTTTGGTGGCTATTTAGTAATTGAACCAGCAGAAAATCTCAGCATCGGCAAGCTACTTGCATTTAACTCCATGAATGGTAACTACCTAGGGTTAATTGGCACTGTTATCAGCTTTGTTGAAGAATTTACTCGTGCAAAAACTTCTGTACAACGCTTGACAGAAGTTATTGATGCTACTCCAGAAAATGAAAATGATGGAAAAAAGCCTTTTGCTAAAATTTCAGATGATTCCGATATTATTTGTACCAATGTTAACTTTCATTATGCAGGCAGAATTGACCTTTTAGAAGATTTTTCTCTAATAATTCCCGGTGGTCAAGTAGTTGCCTTAATTGGTAAATCTGGATGTGGTAAAAGTAGTTTTGCTAAATTAATTGCTGGATTATATCCTCTCCAATCTGGAAACATCCGAATCGGACTCTATAACCTTCAAGATCTTTCTTTAGAATGTCTACGTCAACAAGTGGTTCTTGTTCCTCAAGATGCTCATTTTTGGAGTCGTTCTATTGTCGAAAATTTCCGTTTAGGAGCGCCCTACGTTACATTTGAGCAAATTGTTAGAGCTTGTCAAATTTCTGGTGCTGATGAATTTATCAGTAAACTACCTGAAAAATACCAAACTATTTTAGGTGAATTTGGCGCTAATATTTCTGGTGGTCAACGTCAAAGATTAGCCATAGCTAGAGCTATTGTTTCAGAACCACCAATTTTAATTTTAGATGAATCTACAGGTGGACTTGACCCTGTAAGTGAAGAACAAGTTTTAGACCAACTATTTAAACATCGTCAGGGTCAAACCACAATTTTAATTAGTCATCGTCCCAAGGTAATTAATCGTGCTGATTGGATTATTTTGCTCAATCAGGGAAGGTTAAAAATGCAAGGTTCTTTGGAAGAGTTAAAAACTCAAGCAGGAGAGCATTTAGATTTTATAAATCCCTAA
- a CDS encoding HlyD family secretion protein, which yields MLYTHNQKLVSSVENDEFLPPISPWTSLAGIFLLGTVAVGITLSSWVKYNVTVKAEATVRPTGEIRVVQPEMDGTIKSILVKENQVVKKGDVIAHLDTEQVLIKKTQMQGNIQQSSLQIIQIDSQIRILNSQILAEKEVIKRIVASAKADLLRNKREYQERKINTQNEFLSTEAGLQKAKTDLQKAQADLEFAKLDRDRYEQLSQIGAIGRREFEQKQLVVQQTQLTLQAQQKSYQIAKIKVKSAKAAVNPTTAMVMIAQERIAQETAKGQGNIASLNKEKQALIERRLQLQTQIQQFQKELQQIENQLKKSILSATNNGIILKLNLRNPGQVVRASESIAEIVPNNASLVIKAMIPTAEIKKVAVGQKVQLRVNSCPYPDYGTLKGVVENISPDIIPTQSNNSGILTSSGHFEATIQPEKLEFGNSNHQCHIQSGMEVKTDIISREETALKFMLRKARLITDL from the coding sequence ATGCTCTACACTCATAATCAAAAACTTGTCTCTTCAGTAGAAAATGATGAATTTCTTCCTCCCATTAGTCCTTGGACATCATTAGCAGGAATATTTCTATTGGGAACTGTTGCTGTTGGTATTACCCTATCTTCATGGGTTAAATATAATGTCACCGTCAAAGCTGAGGCCACTGTCCGTCCTACAGGAGAAATTCGCGTGGTACAACCAGAAATGGATGGAACTATTAAAAGTATTTTAGTTAAAGAAAATCAGGTTGTGAAAAAAGGTGACGTAATTGCTCATCTTGATACTGAGCAAGTGCTGATCAAAAAGACCCAGATGCAAGGTAATATCCAACAAAGTAGCTTACAAATAATTCAAATTGATTCCCAAATTCGTATTTTAAATAGTCAAATTTTAGCTGAAAAAGAAGTTATTAAAAGAATTGTTGCTTCTGCAAAAGCTGATTTATTACGTAACAAAAGAGAATATCAAGAACGGAAAATTAATACTCAAAATGAATTCCTCTCAACTGAAGCTGGTTTGCAAAAAGCCAAGACGGATTTACAAAAAGCTCAAGCTGATTTAGAATTTGCAAAATTGGATCGTGACCGCTATGAACAGTTATCGCAAATTGGTGCAATTGGCAGAAGAGAATTTGAACAGAAACAATTAGTTGTCCAGCAGACACAATTAACACTGCAAGCACAACAGAAGTCTTATCAAATAGCAAAAATTAAAGTAAAATCAGCTAAAGCTGCGGTGAATCCAACTACAGCGATGGTAATGATAGCACAAGAACGTATTGCCCAAGAAACTGCTAAAGGTCAAGGTAATATAGCTAGTTTAAACAAAGAAAAACAAGCATTAATTGAGCGTAGATTGCAATTACAAACTCAGATTCAGCAATTTCAAAAAGAACTACAACAAATCGAAAATCAACTAAAAAAAAGCATTCTTAGTGCTACTAATAATGGTATTATCCTCAAACTCAATTTACGTAACCCAGGACAAGTAGTGCGTGCTAGTGAATCTATTGCTGAGATTGTTCCTAATAATGCTTCTCTAGTAATTAAAGCTATGATTCCTACGGCTGAAATTAAAAAAGTTGCTGTTGGGCAAAAAGTACAGTTACGTGTTAATTCTTGTCCATATCCTGATTATGGTACTCTTAAAGGTGTTGTCGAAAATATTTCTCCAGACATCATTCCAACTCAAAGTAATAATTCAGGTATACTAACATCTAGTGGTCATTTTGAAGCAACAATTCAGCCTGAAAAGCTTGAATTTGGTAATAGTAATCACCAATGTCATATCCAGTCAGGAATGGAAGTCAAAACTGACATTATTTCTAGAGAAGAAACAGCACTAAAATTTATGTTGAGAAAGGCAAGGTTGATTACTGATTTATAA
- a CDS encoding response regulator transcription factor, with amino-acid sequence MEQVLLENKWLKILVIDDHESVLSGTVDILRKTYPSAEFMIAINADNTLEQVNSVQPDLIVMDLSIPAKIGITARPDNGIQLLKILMKKYPNLNIVVQSAHVRTLVRIRLDIDNHKGGFTIADKSLSSQEMLTRVNWALQGLTHIKDIKGIHSGLEVKPEWLKVLHLAFEQGLQDKTIAEQMCISERMVRHYWSKLQDALNVYPEDGKNIRIQTEMRARAEGLID; translated from the coding sequence ATGGAACAAGTTTTATTAGAAAATAAATGGTTGAAAATTTTAGTAATTGATGATCACGAATCAGTTTTAAGCGGAACAGTTGATATCCTCAGAAAAACCTATCCTAGTGCTGAATTCATGATTGCCATTAATGCTGATAATACTCTTGAACAAGTTAATAGTGTGCAGCCTGACTTGATAGTTATGGATCTTTCCATTCCAGCAAAAATAGGAATTACTGCGCGTCCTGATAACGGTATTCAACTGCTGAAAATTTTGATGAAAAAATATCCCAATTTGAATATTGTTGTTCAAAGCGCCCATGTAAGAACATTAGTACGTATTCGTTTAGATATTGATAATCATAAAGGAGGCTTTACTATTGCTGATAAAAGTCTTTCTAGCCAGGAGATGTTAACAAGAGTTAATTGGGCATTACAAGGATTAACTCATATAAAAGATATTAAAGGAATCCATTCAGGATTAGAGGTCAAACCAGAATGGCTGAAAGTATTACATCTTGCCTTTGAACAAGGACTACAAGATAAAACTATCGCTGAACAGATGTGTATATCTGAACGCATGGTACGCCATTATTGGAGTAAACTACAAGATGCTTTAAATGTTTATCCTGAAGACGGTAAAAATATCCGTATTCAGACAGAAATGCGAGCCAGAGCAGAAGGCTTAATTGATTGA
- a CDS encoding sensor histidine kinase, whose protein sequence is MLRTYAVANIIILGISISNLLSISYVLSTWSYLVQKFPALLVLGLNATALIALYHYNQFIKSGIKARQAIIEITFETIHNGPLQSLDKVLRMVRGENLLIKKLLPELEAELEKLNQELRGIYEFWQQETLNQETNLYLGNGIIINLQDPLHEILYQVYNHTLERDFPCFRTIKVKIRTFEPIDEQSLTIENKRGICRFLEEALCNVGKYATGLTCLEVTCSSSVGWYTLSIIDDGLGVKSSREGRGTKQFKNVAQQIKGKFRRVPLASRGTICELSWPGCLISYDM, encoded by the coding sequence ATGTTGAGAACATATGCAGTAGCAAACATCATAATTCTTGGTATTTCTATTTCCAATCTATTGAGTATTAGTTATGTCTTGTCAACTTGGAGTTACTTAGTTCAGAAATTTCCAGCGCTTCTAGTTTTAGGTCTAAATGCTACAGCACTAATAGCTTTATATCACTATAACCAATTTATTAAATCTGGAATTAAAGCTAGGCAAGCTATTATTGAAATTACGTTTGAAACAATTCATAATGGTCCATTACAAAGCCTAGATAAAGTTTTGAGAATGGTGAGGGGAGAAAATTTATTAATAAAAAAATTGCTTCCTGAACTGGAAGCAGAGCTTGAAAAATTAAACCAAGAGCTACGGGGAATTTATGAATTTTGGCAGCAGGAAACTCTAAACCAGGAAACAAACCTTTACTTAGGAAACGGTATAATCATCAACTTACAAGATCCCCTGCATGAAATTCTTTATCAAGTTTATAACCACACCTTGGAACGAGATTTTCCTTGCTTTAGAACCATAAAAGTGAAGATTCGCACTTTTGAACCCATAGATGAACAAAGTTTAACTATTGAAAACAAACGAGGAATTTGCCGTTTTCTGGAAGAAGCTTTGTGTAATGTTGGTAAATATGCCACAGGATTAACCTGTCTTGAAGTTACTTGTTCTTCATCTGTAGGTTGGTACACGCTGAGTATTATAGATGATGGTTTAGGCGTTAAATCATCCAGAGAAGGACGGGGAACAAAACAGTTTAAAAATGTAGCACAACAAATAAAAGGTAAATTTCGGCGGGTTCCTCTTGCTTCCAGAGGAACTATTTGTGAGTTATCTTGGCCTGGATGCCTAATAAGTTATGATATGTAA
- a CDS encoding ribonuclease Z, whose translation MQITFLGTSSGVPTRSRNVSSIALRLPQRAELWLFDCGEGTQHQILRSDLKVSQLSRIFITHLHGDHIFGLMGLLASCGLAGNVERVDIYGPSGLNEYLQAASRYSHTHFSYPIKVHTIQPGIIYEDDEFTVTCGLLHHRITAFGYRVAEKDRAGRFDVEKAKALQIPSGPIYGQLKRGETVTLEDGSVIDGSQLCGPTEIGRKFVYCTDTVYCDGAVQLAQDADVLIHEATFAHQDADMAFQRLHSTTTMAAQTAYLAGVNRLIMTHFSPRYAPGNAIELKDLLREARAIFPNTIMAHDFMVYDVPRRREVILN comes from the coding sequence GTGCAAATAACATTTTTAGGGACGAGTTCCGGAGTACCTACAAGATCACGCAATGTTTCCAGTATTGCACTGAGATTACCACAACGGGCAGAACTGTGGTTATTCGACTGTGGTGAAGGTACACAGCATCAAATTTTGCGGAGTGACCTCAAAGTTAGCCAACTTTCCCGAATTTTTATCACCCATTTGCACGGGGATCATATTTTTGGCTTAATGGGACTTCTTGCTAGTTGTGGTTTAGCAGGTAATGTAGAACGAGTTGATATTTATGGTCCATCTGGATTAAATGAATATCTGCAAGCTGCTTCACGTTACTCTCATACCCACTTTTCTTACCCTATCAAGGTACATACTATCCAACCAGGGATAATTTATGAAGATGATGAGTTTACCGTTACCTGTGGTCTATTGCATCACCGGATTACAGCATTTGGCTATCGTGTTGCAGAAAAAGACCGAGCTGGACGCTTTGATGTAGAAAAAGCAAAAGCTTTACAAATTCCTTCAGGCCCAATTTATGGGCAACTTAAGCGAGGTGAAACAGTTACCCTGGAAGATGGAAGTGTAATTGATGGTAGTCAATTGTGTGGGCCTACGGAAATTGGCCGCAAGTTTGTCTATTGTACAGATACAGTTTATTGTGACGGTGCGGTGCAATTAGCACAAGATGCGGATGTATTAATTCATGAAGCCACCTTTGCTCATCAAGATGCAGATATGGCTTTTCAAAGATTACATTCTACAACCACGATGGCAGCACAAACTGCTTATCTAGCGGGGGTCAATAGACTAATTATGACTCATTTTAGTCCCCGCTATGCTCCAGGAAATGCTATTGAGTTAAAAGATTTACTGCGGGAAGCCCGTGCTATTTTCCCCAATACAATCATGGCTCATGATTTCATGGTTTATGACGTACCTAGACGGCGTGAAGTTATCCTCAATTAG
- a CDS encoding GumC family protein, producing the protein MTTTGLNRKQLLKTSKQRVFNIRQISNILLHRRYLILGFSCAVMSVTSLIAVITKPMYQSSMQLMVSSDENQGFRSSNIHKSAKNELTNLNNSSTEYTDQMKLMLSSKLLQKTVDLLLSDYHNLTIEDLKGKINTANQGSLQVAPTEGKSAFNQIFLVSFKDPNPVKTKRVLQALQKVYQDYNIEQRQERVNQGLAFVNNRLPKLQQEVLTADKKLEFFRKKHNLIDPEVQSKILLDSLVDIQKQRKIIRSQLEDIQIRYSNLEKQLVSSSQNARLAASLSRSSSYQALVDEIRNTEMTLAQERLRYTENSPVVVRLMQKRKIQMALLEKELQEQAISANSKSQNLLGVDSNLANELKKLQKTGMGLIANENNLAKFERNISSQLNIYPGIISEYNRLLSDVTIQRKTLEQLLQLQQTLGMRIAQGGFNWQVLEEPDLGIYIGNRKWLLIIGGILIGPILGMIFALIWEMFNKAIFSPQDLQNLTNLRLLGSVPKLGKSSVKNKLQQIFRSKRQSSSPTITESNTKLSSHETLDMIYQNIQIFKQSLPFKSLMLTSALPGEGKTTLTLGLGASAAHMHQRVLVIDANLRSPSLHKILNISNDWGLSLLLLDDVKTQVHNYIQPIHPSIDILTAGPTPEDVVNLLSSEKLKELIESCEQMYDLVLIDASSVLDSVDARIIASACNGIVIVGRIGQLTPQELMQATEILSQLNLIGIVANEVHQSPKVKKSSERADTVKSAD; encoded by the coding sequence GTGACTACAACTGGTCTAAATCGCAAACAACTTCTTAAAACTTCTAAACAAAGGGTATTTAATATTAGACAAATATCTAACATTCTGTTGCATCGACGCTATTTGATTTTAGGGTTTTCTTGTGCAGTGATGTCAGTTACAAGCCTGATTGCTGTTATTACTAAACCTATGTATCAGAGTTCTATGCAGCTGATGGTGAGTTCTGATGAAAATCAAGGATTCCGTTCTAGTAATATTCATAAGAGTGCAAAAAATGAGCTAACTAACCTTAATAATTCATCTACAGAATATACTGATCAGATGAAATTAATGCTGAGTTCTAAGCTACTACAAAAAACTGTTGATTTGCTGCTTTCTGATTATCATAATCTAACGATAGAAGATTTAAAAGGTAAAATTAATACTGCGAATCAAGGATCTTTACAAGTAGCACCCACCGAGGGAAAATCAGCTTTTAATCAAATATTTTTAGTTTCTTTTAAAGACCCCAATCCTGTAAAAACTAAGCGAGTATTACAAGCTCTACAAAAAGTTTACCAGGACTACAATATTGAACAAAGGCAGGAGCGTGTTAATCAAGGACTAGCTTTTGTTAATAATAGATTACCTAAGTTGCAACAAGAAGTATTAACGGCAGATAAAAAATTAGAATTTTTCCGCAAAAAACATAATTTAATTGATCCAGAAGTACAGAGTAAGATTTTACTAGATTCTCTTGTTGATATTCAAAAACAACGAAAAATTATTCGCTCACAGCTTGAAGATATACAAATTCGCTACAGTAATCTAGAGAAACAATTAGTATCTTCAAGTCAAAATGCACGGTTAGCTGCTAGTTTGAGTCGTTCGAGTAGCTATCAAGCTTTAGTGGATGAGATTAGAAATACAGAAATGACTTTGGCTCAAGAACGTTTGCGCTACACTGAAAATTCTCCGGTTGTAGTTAGACTGATGCAGAAACGAAAAATTCAGATGGCGTTATTAGAAAAAGAGTTGCAAGAACAAGCCATCAGTGCTAATAGTAAGTCTCAAAATTTATTAGGAGTCGATTCCAACTTAGCTAATGAGTTAAAGAAGTTACAGAAAACAGGAATGGGGCTAATTGCTAATGAAAATAATCTAGCGAAATTTGAACGAAATATTAGTTCACAGCTAAATATATATCCTGGGATTATATCTGAATATAATCGGTTATTATCAGATGTAACAATTCAACGTAAAACACTTGAGCAATTGCTGCAATTACAACAAACGCTAGGAATGAGAATTGCTCAGGGAGGATTTAATTGGCAAGTGTTGGAAGAACCAGATTTAGGGATTTATATTGGTAATCGTAAATGGTTATTGATAATTGGCGGGATTTTAATTGGTCCAATTTTAGGTATGATATTTGCCTTGATTTGGGAAATGTTTAATAAAGCAATTTTCTCTCCCCAGGATTTACAGAACTTGACGAATCTTCGTTTACTGGGATCTGTTCCTAAATTGGGTAAATCTAGTGTTAAAAACAAGCTTCAGCAAATATTCAGATCTAAACGGCAAAGCTCATCACCGACAATAACAGAAAGCAATACAAAATTATCCAGTCATGAAACTCTGGATATGATTTACCAAAATATTCAGATATTCAAGCAGTCTTTGCCTTTTAAGTCTTTGATGTTAACTTCTGCATTACCTGGAGAGGGTAAAACAACTTTAACTTTAGGACTTGGAGCTAGTGCGGCACATATGCATCAGAGGGTACTAGTTATTGATGCTAATCTGCGATCGCCTAGTTTACACAAAATCCTCAATATTTCCAATGATTGGGGCTTATCTCTGTTATTGCTGGATGATGTTAAGACTCAAGTTCATAATTATATCCAGCCTATTCACCCTTCCATTGATATTTTGACTGCTGGACCGACACCAGAAGATGTGGTAAATCTGCTCAGTTCCGAAAAGCTGAAAGAATTGATCGAGTCCTGTGAGCAAATGTATGATCTAGTGCTGATAGATGCTTCTTCTGTTTTAGATAGTGTTGATGCCAGAATTATTGCATCTGCCTGTAATGGAATTGTGATAGTAGGTCGTATTGGTCAGTTAACTCCACAGGAACTGATGCAAGCAACGGAAATTTTGAGCCAGTTGAATTTAATTGGTATTGTTGCTAATGAAGTTCACCAGTCTCCGAAAGTGAAAAAATCCTCAGAACGTGCTGACACAGTTAAATCTGCTGATTAA
- a CDS encoding SpoIID/LytB domain-containing protein: MKIQLYLGALFSQIKGRHWWVGILLWFALVAPAQASVILRVAIERGVNQVKVGASTTAIVKDSTGRTLGQLPGMSAYAAQSVPGGVALDKWQSGLFWIEPTGKGFVYIGDRWFRGRTLVIPTEKGLTAVNWVDLEEYLYSVIGGEMDSSWPPEALKAQAIAARTYALYEREKQRNNPVYDLGDSPDRWQIYKGVSSESRNTYTAVDNTAGKVLTHSNKIILSVFHACSGGHTENVEDVWGNPLPYLRAVQDFDQNVKECNWVKTFSPGEISARISGIGNIKEMIAESFSPFRSVKTLKIVGDQGTKVLKGEEVRTALRLKSTRFTVSKGENGGFVLQGLGFGHGLGMSQWGAYNLAQRGASYLQILGHYYKDVALTPIQAK; encoded by the coding sequence ATGAAAATCCAACTTTATTTAGGTGCTTTATTTTCCCAAATTAAAGGACGACATTGGTGGGTAGGTATCCTCTTATGGTTTGCTTTGGTTGCTCCTGCTCAAGCATCTGTCATCCTGCGAGTAGCAATTGAAAGGGGTGTGAATCAAGTCAAGGTAGGTGCTTCCACAACGGCTATAGTCAAAGATAGTACAGGCCGTACTCTCGGACAATTACCAGGAATGAGTGCTTATGCGGCTCAATCAGTTCCTGGGGGAGTGGCTTTGGATAAATGGCAATCGGGGTTATTTTGGATTGAACCAACAGGTAAGGGATTTGTTTATATAGGCGATCGCTGGTTTAGAGGTAGAACCCTTGTTATTCCTACCGAAAAAGGCTTAACAGCAGTTAATTGGGTCGATTTAGAAGAATATCTCTACAGCGTTATCGGTGGTGAAATGGATTCTAGCTGGCCACCAGAAGCACTCAAAGCCCAAGCGATCGCAGCCCGCACCTATGCCCTCTATGAACGAGAAAAACAGCGCAACAACCCCGTCTATGACTTAGGAGATAGTCCAGATCGTTGGCAAATTTACAAAGGTGTCAGCAGCGAATCCCGTAACACTTACACCGCAGTAGACAACACCGCAGGGAAAGTCCTCACCCATAGCAACAAAATTATTCTCTCCGTTTTTCATGCCTGTTCTGGTGGACACACCGAAAACGTAGAAGATGTTTGGGGAAATCCCCTCCCTTATTTACGTGCAGTGCAAGATTTTGATCAAAATGTCAAAGAGTGCAATTGGGTAAAAACCTTTTCTCCTGGAGAAATTAGCGCCAGAATTTCCGGTATAGGCAACATCAAAGAGATGATTGCTGAATCCTTCTCACCTTTCCGCAGCGTTAAAACCTTAAAAATCGTTGGTGATCAAGGTACTAAAGTACTTAAAGGTGAAGAAGTTCGCACCGCACTCAGGCTTAAAAGTACCCGGTTTACAGTCAGCAAAGGAGAAAATGGCGGTTTTGTCCTTCAAGGACTAGGCTTCGGTCATGGCTTAGGAATGAGCCAATGGGGAGCATACAACTTAGCTCAACGCGGAGCCAGTTACCTGCAAATTTTGGGGCATTATTACAAAGATGTCGCCCTAACACCGATTCAAGCCAAGTAA
- a CDS encoding alpha/beta fold hydrolase, whose protein sequence is MQTTPISGQYWQWRGHKVYYVQAGEQKSQRPSLLLVHGFGASTDHWRKNIIGLCADFQVFAIDLLGFGRSAKPKLQYSGDLWRDQLRDFISEVIGEKAVLAGNSLGGYACLCVASQFPDSVAGVVLLNSAGPFSQPETLQSQIQPSKNPVQQLFGKTVKWAFKQRLFQSLLFQYVRQRWVIRRTLEKVYLDKTAITNQLVEEIQRPAYDTGALDVFVSVFSTPQGEKVDILLKQLNCPLLLLWGEADPWMKARERSQKFHQYYPQLTEYFLNAGHCPHDEAPDQVNPLLHNWALSLTE, encoded by the coding sequence ATGCAAACAACTCCAATATCTGGACAATACTGGCAATGGCGCGGACACAAAGTTTACTATGTACAAGCGGGAGAACAAAAATCCCAGCGTCCCTCCTTGCTTTTAGTACATGGCTTTGGTGCTTCCACAGACCATTGGAGAAAAAACATCATCGGACTCTGTGCAGATTTTCAAGTATTTGCTATTGACCTTTTAGGATTTGGACGTTCAGCAAAACCTAAATTACAGTACAGCGGTGATTTATGGCGTGACCAACTGCGAGATTTTATTAGTGAAGTCATTGGTGAGAAAGCAGTATTAGCAGGTAACTCCCTTGGTGGTTATGCTTGCTTATGTGTTGCGTCTCAATTTCCTGATAGTGTTGCTGGTGTAGTCTTACTAAATAGTGCAGGCCCTTTTTCTCAACCAGAAACACTACAAAGCCAAATTCAACCTTCTAAAAACCCTGTACAGCAACTATTCGGTAAAACTGTCAAATGGGCTTTTAAACAACGGTTATTCCAATCTTTATTATTTCAATATGTGCGACAACGTTGGGTAATTAGACGCACTTTAGAAAAAGTTTATTTAGACAAAACTGCAATTACTAATCAATTAGTAGAAGAAATTCAGCGCCCTGCTTATGATACAGGTGCTTTAGATGTTTTTGTCTCAGTTTTTAGTACTCCCCAAGGAGAAAAAGTTGATATTTTACTCAAGCAATTAAATTGTCCTTTATTGTTATTATGGGGAGAAGCAGATCCTTGGATGAAAGCGCGAGAACGTTCTCAAAAATTCCATCAATATTATCCCCAATTAACGGAATATTTCTTAAATGCTGGTCATTGTCCCCATGATGAAGCACCTGATCAAGTAAATCCACTTCTACATAATTGGGCTTTATCTCTGACTGAATAA